The Methanosarcina vacuolata Z-761 genome includes a window with the following:
- a CDS encoding polysaccharide deacetylase family protein — MYEKLKENTELWDLFTRKEEYNLTFSDQYNRFPYYLSSHRSIFEPSVSKFLFENGLRPQYPDEKKFAVCLTHDIDIIQPSRLYSVSEATRAFVKGNLTDAIKISFSRVNKKLNPYWNFKEIIELEAKYDAKSSFYFLTLESGESDYSYNIEDIKDELSNISDNGWELGLHGGNESYNNLEDIKKKKQKLEKVLGKKVIGYRNHYLRFKVPNTWELLSKAGFKYDSTFGYADCAGFRNGMCHPFKPFNVNTGQQIDILEIPLTIMDCTLFEDYMQLDFKKALEFVKNLIDTVEQYNGVITILWHNTYMQGENLKFYEKILEYCSKKNAWITSGEEICNLVS, encoded by the coding sequence ATGTATGAAAAACTAAAAGAAAATACCGAACTCTGGGACCTTTTTACTAGAAAAGAAGAGTACAATTTAACTTTCTCTGATCAGTATAATAGGTTTCCCTACTATCTAAGCAGTCACAGAAGCATTTTTGAGCCCAGTGTTTCCAAATTTCTATTCGAAAATGGGCTGAGACCACAGTATCCAGATGAAAAAAAATTTGCTGTTTGTCTTACTCATGATATTGATATTATTCAACCCAGTAGACTGTACTCAGTGTCTGAAGCCACAAGAGCTTTTGTAAAAGGAAACTTAACAGATGCCATAAAAATTTCTTTTTCTAGAGTTAATAAGAAACTAAATCCTTACTGGAACTTTAAAGAAATAATAGAGTTAGAAGCAAAATATGATGCAAAATCCAGCTTTTATTTTTTAACCCTAGAATCAGGAGAAAGTGACTATAGCTATAATATAGAGGACATCAAAGATGAATTAAGTAATATATCAGACAATGGATGGGAACTTGGTCTTCATGGAGGAAATGAATCTTACAACAACCTTGAGGATATCAAGAAAAAAAAACAAAAGCTTGAAAAGGTTCTCGGCAAAAAAGTAATTGGATATAGAAATCACTATTTAAGATTTAAGGTACCGAATACTTGGGAATTATTGAGTAAAGCCGGTTTCAAATATGATTCTACATTTGGTTATGCTGACTGTGCTGGATTCCGAAATGGAATGTGCCATCCATTCAAACCTTTTAATGTGAATACTGGACAACAGATCGATATTCTGGAGATCCCCTTGACAATTATGGATTGTACTTTATTTGAAGATTACATGCAACTTGATTTTAAAAAAGCTTTGGAGTTCGTAAAGAATCTTATTGATACTGTTGAGCAGTACAATGGAGTGATTACAATACTCTGGCATAATACATACATGCAGGGAGAAAATTTGAAATTTTATGAGAAGATTTTGGAATATTGCTCTAAAAAGAATGCCTGGATTACAAGTGGAGAGGAAATTTGTAATCTAGTGTCATGA
- a CDS encoding flippase, with translation MTYQKFIKDVGLIGITQALIGLSSFFLLPVITKTLGSQDYGIWAQINITVSLLSPLALMGLSMGVVRFLSSEKDKKKLREGFFSVIFFVAFTGLLVSIVVFLLSDFLASSIFKDISTSGFIKVGAFMIFFSAIDQISIFYFRVSRQTNKFAFLTLFQTFGQLILILLFIFMELGLFGVILAVLIIQGLLFIISIYKIVSEVGFEIPKFNQIGEYLKYSIPLTPNSLIRWITDSSDRYMVSYFLGLSQAGIYSASYTIGNLIHLFITPIQLILFPELSRLYDEGKIDEVKVYLDYSMKYFLLIAIPAVFGLSALSKPMLEIFTTQEFISGNVVIPFIALSGLLSGIFQIIINITHLVKKTKFNLYIHIFAALLNIVFNIILIPSIGIVGAAIATLISYTLMVATCILVSFKHIEFNLNLGFVLKSIMASLIMLGVISCFNPSNIMNFFISVLLGVFVYFSIMILIKGISKNELNLLKSFSITS, from the coding sequence ATGACATATCAAAAATTTATAAAAGATGTGGGGTTAATAGGAATCACTCAGGCCCTAATAGGTCTAAGTAGCTTCTTTTTGCTTCCAGTAATCACAAAAACTCTGGGGTCTCAGGATTATGGAATCTGGGCACAAATAAATATTACTGTGTCTCTTTTATCTCCTCTTGCTCTAATGGGCTTATCTATGGGAGTTGTAAGATTTCTCTCTTCAGAAAAAGATAAAAAAAAATTAAGAGAAGGATTTTTTTCTGTAATATTTTTTGTGGCTTTTACTGGATTACTAGTATCTATAGTGGTATTTCTCTTATCTGATTTTTTGGCTTCAAGTATATTCAAAGATATAAGTACATCAGGTTTCATAAAAGTGGGAGCTTTTATGATTTTTTTTAGTGCAATTGATCAAATTTCAATTTTTTATTTTAGAGTATCCCGACAAACCAATAAATTTGCCTTTTTAACTTTATTTCAGACATTTGGGCAATTAATTTTAATTTTATTATTTATCTTTATGGAATTAGGCTTGTTTGGAGTTATACTAGCTGTACTAATTATTCAGGGATTATTGTTCATAATTTCCATTTATAAGATTGTATCCGAGGTAGGCTTTGAAATCCCAAAATTTAATCAGATCGGTGAATATTTGAAATACTCTATACCATTAACTCCAAATTCTCTTATCAGATGGATAACTGATTCAAGTGATAGATATATGGTCAGTTATTTTTTAGGCTTAAGCCAAGCCGGGATTTATTCAGCTTCGTATACCATTGGAAATCTGATTCATTTGTTTATTACACCAATCCAACTTATTCTGTTTCCAGAACTTTCGCGTTTATATGATGAAGGAAAAATCGATGAAGTAAAGGTTTATTTAGATTATTCAATGAAATATTTCCTTTTAATAGCAATTCCTGCTGTTTTTGGATTATCTGCACTTTCAAAGCCCATGTTGGAAATTTTTACAACACAAGAATTTATTTCAGGAAATGTTGTTATTCCTTTTATTGCTTTGTCAGGACTTTTATCAGGTATTTTTCAGATAATTATTAATATTACACACCTTGTAAAAAAAACAAAGTTCAACTTATACATCCATATCTTTGCTGCCTTATTAAACATAGTTTTTAATATTATATTGATACCGTCAATTGGAATTGTTGGAGCAGCAATTGCAACTTTAATTTCATATACATTAATGGTAGCAACTTGTATCCTTGTTTCTTTTAAGCATATTGAATTCAATTTAAATTTAGGTTTTGTTTTGAAAAGTATCATGGCTTCTTTAATCATGTTAGGAGTTATTTCTTGTTTTAATCCCTCTAATATTATGAATTTTTTCATTTCGGTATTATTGGGTGTATTTGTGTATTTTTCCATAATGATTTTAATCAAAGGGATTAGTAAAAATGAATTAAATTTACTAAAAAGCTTCAGTATTACCTCTTAA